Proteins from a genomic interval of Afifella aestuarii:
- a CDS encoding aldo/keto reductase, translating into MDDLRTPPLSRRALLSGGAALALASALPVTPSQAQVAEPGKRKIPSSGEMIPAVGLGTWITFNVGNDPVLLDRSAQVMEAFFDSGGRVIDSSPMYGSSQDTLGYGLSKLGRPEGLLAADKVWTSSAEDGPEQIERSRRKWNVPRFSLMQVHNLRAWEAHLPMLFDKKDGGEIDYVGITTSEGRRHDLFEEVMANQPLDFVQISYNVLDREVEERILPLTRERGIAVIVNRPFRQGSLTRRLEGRPLPDFAAEIGASSWAQFILKFILSHPAVTVAIPATTVPEHARENMAAASGPLPEPELRTRMSAHVRDIL; encoded by the coding sequence ATGGACGATCTCAGAACACCCCCCTTGAGCCGGCGCGCGCTTCTCTCCGGCGGCGCGGCACTCGCTCTCGCCTCCGCCCTGCCGGTCACGCCTTCACAGGCGCAGGTGGCTGAGCCCGGTAAGCGAAAAATCCCCTCCAGCGGCGAGATGATCCCGGCTGTTGGCCTTGGCACCTGGATCACCTTCAATGTCGGCAACGATCCGGTGCTTCTCGACCGCAGCGCGCAGGTGATGGAGGCCTTCTTCGACAGCGGCGGACGGGTGATCGATTCCTCGCCGATGTACGGCTCCTCGCAGGACACGCTCGGCTATGGCTTGTCGAAGCTCGGCCGACCGGAGGGACTTCTTGCGGCCGACAAGGTGTGGACATCCTCGGCGGAAGACGGCCCGGAGCAGATCGAACGATCGCGACGCAAATGGAACGTACCGCGCTTTTCGCTCATGCAGGTGCACAATCTGCGCGCCTGGGAGGCGCATCTGCCGATGCTTTTCGACAAGAAAGACGGCGGCGAGATCGACTATGTCGGCATCACCACGTCGGAAGGCCGGCGCCACGATCTCTTCGAGGAGGTGATGGCGAACCAGCCGCTCGACTTCGTGCAGATCAGCTACAACGTGCTCGACCGGGAGGTGGAGGAACGCATCCTGCCCTTGACGCGCGAGCGCGGCATCGCTGTCATCGTCAACCGGCCGTTCCGCCAGGGTTCTCTGACACGCCGGCTCGAAGGCAGGCCATTGCCGGATTTCGCCGCGGAGATCGGCGCCTCGAGCTGGGCGCAGTTCATCCTGAAATTCATCCTCTCGCATCCGGCCGTCACCGTTGCAATCCCGGCGACGACCGTGCCGGAGCATGCGCGCGAGAACATGGCCGCCGCCTCCGGTCCTCTGCCCGAGCCTGAACTGCGCACAAGGATGTCGGCCCATGTGCGGGACATCCTGTGA
- a CDS encoding catalase encodes MARSEQDMKPVDFADQKVLRGTGGEVHQVANGKRTSLTTAQGAPVADDQNSLKAGRRGPTLLEDQHFREKIFHFDHERIPERVVHARGFGAHGYFETYESLSDITAADLFQRPSEKTDVFVRFSTVAGNKGSADLARDVRGFAVKFYTKEGNWDIVGNNIPVFFIQDAIKFPDLIHSAKQEPDRGFPQAQTAHDNFWDFISLTPESINMALWIMSDRTIPRSFRFMEGFGVHTFRFVNAEGKSTFVKFHWKPKQGMQSVVWNEALKLNGADPDFHRRDLWDAIKMGDYPEWELGLQLFDEDFAEKFDFDVLDATKIIPEEEVPVKPVGRMVLNRCVDNFFAETEQVAFHTGNLVPGIDFTNDPLLQGRNFSYLDTQLSRLGSTNFTHLPVNAPRCPFHHFQQDGHMAFHNPVGRANYEPNSWSGEEGGPREDPKTGFASHPEAVEGEKGRVRSETFADHYSQARQFYLSQTDVEKGHIISAFTFELSKVETPEIRARIVAHLRNVDEELAKKVADGLRLKTMPEPIEAAMPTKMELKASPKLSIVLNGPESFAGRKLGVLVTDGVDIDLVKALKAAAEAEGAMIEFVAPMVGGVEASDGTWIEADEKIDGGPSVLYDAVAILTSEDAVTALAKMPPAKDFVSDAFVHCKFIGYSQAAKMLFEKAGIASDMDAGCVTLSDAGEAKTFVKSLGKLRVWDREPKVSAG; translated from the coding sequence ATGGCAAGATCTGAGCAGGATATGAAACCCGTCGACTTCGCCGACCAGAAGGTGCTGCGCGGCACGGGTGGCGAGGTGCATCAGGTCGCGAATGGCAAGAGAACGTCGCTGACCACGGCGCAGGGTGCGCCCGTCGCCGACGATCAGAACTCACTGAAAGCCGGGCGCCGCGGGCCGACGCTTCTGGAAGATCAGCACTTCCGTGAGAAGATCTTCCATTTCGATCATGAGCGGATCCCGGAGCGCGTCGTGCATGCCAGAGGCTTCGGGGCGCATGGCTATTTCGAGACCTACGAGAGCCTGTCAGATATCACTGCGGCCGATCTCTTTCAGCGCCCGAGCGAGAAGACGGATGTCTTCGTGCGCTTCTCCACGGTGGCCGGCAACAAAGGCTCGGCCGATCTCGCCCGCGACGTGCGCGGTTTCGCTGTGAAATTCTACACGAAGGAAGGCAACTGGGACATTGTCGGCAACAACATCCCGGTCTTCTTCATCCAGGACGCCATCAAGTTTCCCGACCTCATCCATTCCGCCAAGCAGGAGCCGGATCGCGGCTTCCCGCAGGCGCAGACGGCGCACGACAATTTCTGGGACTTCATTTCTCTGACGCCGGAATCGATCAACATGGCCCTGTGGATCATGTCGGATCGCACGATCCCGCGCTCCTTCCGTTTCATGGAAGGTTTCGGTGTCCACACCTTCCGTTTCGTCAATGCCGAGGGCAAATCGACTTTCGTCAAGTTCCACTGGAAGCCGAAGCAGGGCATGCAATCGGTCGTCTGGAACGAGGCGTTGAAGCTGAACGGCGCCGACCCGGACTTCCATCGCCGCGACCTGTGGGATGCGATCAAGATGGGCGATTACCCCGAATGGGAGCTCGGCCTGCAGCTCTTCGACGAGGATTTCGCCGAGAAGTTCGATTTCGACGTCCTTGATGCGACGAAGATCATCCCGGAGGAAGAGGTGCCGGTGAAGCCGGTCGGGCGCATGGTCTTGAACCGCTGCGTAGACAATTTCTTCGCCGAAACCGAGCAGGTTGCCTTCCATACCGGTAATCTCGTGCCGGGCATCGACTTCACCAATGACCCACTCCTGCAGGGGCGCAACTTCTCTTATCTCGACACGCAGCTGTCGCGCCTCGGCTCCACCAATTTCACGCATCTGCCGGTGAACGCCCCACGCTGCCCCTTCCATCACTTCCAGCAGGACGGCCACATGGCGTTCCACAATCCGGTGGGGCGGGCGAACTACGAGCCGAATTCCTGGAGCGGGGAGGAAGGCGGGCCGCGCGAGGACCCGAAGACGGGCTTTGCCTCGCATCCGGAAGCCGTCGAGGGCGAGAAGGGCCGCGTGCGCTCCGAGACTTTCGCCGATCATTACAGCCAGGCCCGGCAATTTTACCTGTCGCAGACCGATGTGGAAAAAGGCCACATCATCTCCGCCTTCACGTTCGAGCTTTCCAAGGTGGAGACGCCTGAAATCCGCGCCCGCATCGTCGCTCATCTGAGGAACGTCGATGAGGAACTGGCGAAAAAGGTAGCGGACGGGCTGCGTCTCAAGACAATGCCGGAGCCGATCGAAGCGGCCATGCCGACGAAGATGGAGCTCAAGGCTTCGCCCAAGCTCTCAATCGTTTTGAACGGTCCGGAGAGCTTTGCCGGCCGCAAGCTCGGCGTTCTCGTTACTGACGGCGTCGACATCGATCTCGTGAAAGCCCTGAAAGCGGCTGCCGAGGCCGAGGGTGCGATGATCGAATTCGTGGCGCCGATGGTGGGTGGCGTCGAAGCCTCCGACGGCACCTGGATCGAGGCCGATGAGAAGATCGATGGCGGCCCTTCCGTCCTTTACGACGCGGTGGCGATCCTGACGTCCGAGGATGCGGTCACCGCGCTTGCCAAGATGCCGCCCGCGAAGGATTTCGTCTCCGACGCGTTCGTGCATTGCAAGTTCATCGGTTATTCGCAGGCGGCGAAGATGCTGTTCGAGAAGGCGGGAATTGCCTCCGACATGGATGCGGGCTGCGTCACTCTTTCCGACGCCGGCGAGGCCAAGACTTTCGTGAAGAGCCTCGGCAAGCTGCGCGTCTGGGATCGCGAGCCGAAAGTGAGTGCCGGCTGA
- a CDS encoding tellurite resistance TerB family protein produces the protein MPQTVSTQDALVYAMVTVSAVDGHMADPELMTIGNLTRSLPVFSGFDSDRLPDVSRTAAEILAGADGLENMMSLLEDAVPEKLYDTLYAMAVEVAVADLDLPQEELRFLSLLRDRLAIDKLTAAALERSATARYRRV, from the coding sequence ATGCCGCAAACGGTTTCCACCCAGGATGCCCTCGTCTACGCCATGGTCACGGTCTCGGCCGTGGACGGCCATATGGCTGATCCCGAACTCATGACGATCGGCAATCTGACGCGCTCTCTGCCGGTCTTTTCAGGCTTCGACAGCGACCGCCTGCCGGATGTGTCGCGCACCGCTGCCGAAATCCTCGCCGGGGCGGACGGGCTCGAAAACATGATGTCGCTGCTCGAAGACGCGGTGCCTGAGAAGCTCTACGACACGCTTTACGCCATGGCTGTCGAAGTGGCGGTGGCCGATCTCGATCTGCCCCAGGAGGAGTTGCGCTTTCTCAGCCTGCTGCGCGACCGGCTCGCTATCGACAAATTGACGGCGGCGGCCCTGGAGCGTTCGGCTACGGCCCGCTACCGTCGCGTTTAA
- a CDS encoding DUF6064 family protein, whose translation MSTWWSYRPADFLLFSEEVYWRLFELQNAALWPAQIVALAGGTLILVLALRQRPWSGPIAGVLLAAAWVSVTALFLWQRYQPINWAALYAIPPFLAEAAILLFAFARRESAFAGSRGLRSELGAGLFVYALALHPLLPLATGRPLGQGEIFALAPDPTAIATLGILLLARRCPLISLALPVPLVWCLASWTTLQTIGTFEAWIPFAAALIAIIGAFLSERRRKR comes from the coding sequence GTGAGCACATGGTGGAGCTACCGGCCCGCCGATTTCCTGCTCTTTTCCGAAGAGGTTTATTGGCGGCTGTTTGAGCTGCAGAATGCGGCTTTGTGGCCCGCGCAGATCGTGGCGCTCGCCGGCGGCACCCTCATCCTCGTCCTGGCGCTTCGGCAACGCCCATGGTCCGGCCCGATCGCCGGCGTCCTGCTCGCCGCCGCGTGGGTCTCCGTCACCGCCTTGTTCCTCTGGCAACGCTATCAGCCGATCAACTGGGCGGCTCTCTATGCGATCCCGCCGTTCCTGGCCGAGGCGGCGATCCTTCTCTTCGCTTTCGCACGACGAGAGAGCGCTTTCGCAGGGTCACGCGGCCTTAGATCCGAGCTCGGCGCAGGCCTCTTCGTCTACGCGCTCGCGCTGCACCCTCTCCTGCCGCTTGCGACCGGCCGGCCCCTCGGCCAGGGCGAGATCTTTGCACTCGCCCCGGATCCAACCGCAATTGCCACGCTCGGCATTCTCCTTCTGGCGAGACGGTGCCCATTGATCTCCCTCGCCCTGCCGGTGCCGCTCGTGTGGTGTCTCGCGAGCTGGACCACGCTTCAGACGATCGGCACTTTTGAAGCCTGGATCCCGTTTGCCGCCGCGCTTATCGCCATAATCGGCGCCTTTTTGTCGGAGCGGCGCCGCAAGCGCTGA
- a CDS encoding lysine--tRNA ligase has translation MSAQSLPEEWLAAAQVSKAWPFEEARKLIDRLEKRGGDKREILFETGYGPSGLPHIGTFGEVARTTMVRHAFSVLTKDSVPTRLLCFSDDMDGLRKVPENVPNREMMESHLGKPLTEVPDPFSNEYDSFGRANNARLRAFLDTFGFEYEFASATDYYKSGRFDETLLKMLAVYEKVRAIILPTLGEERRATYSPFLPICPRTGIVLQVPTIARNPEAGTITYLDPETKEEVTVGVTGGQVKCQWKADWALRWTALGVDYEMAGKDLIDSVRLSSQICRALGGNPPEGFNYELFLDENGEKISKSRGNGLTIDEWLAYASPESLALYMFQKPRSAKRLYFDVIPRAVDEYFSHLAAYDTQAPEQKIVNPVWHIHSGKPPEVEMPVSFAMLLNLVSASNSEDARVLWGFISRYAPGASAESHPALNELVGYAIRYYNDFVKPTKSFRAPSDTEKAALADLDQRLTALPDNASGEEIQNEVYAVGKAHDFGNLRDWFQALYQVLLGQDQGPRFGSFVALYGIGETRALIAKALEGKLAA, from the coding sequence ATGTCTGCCCAATCTCTGCCCGAAGAATGGCTCGCAGCCGCACAAGTCTCGAAGGCCTGGCCTTTCGAGGAAGCGCGCAAGCTGATCGATCGGCTGGAGAAACGTGGCGGAGACAAACGCGAAATCCTGTTTGAGACCGGTTACGGCCCTTCCGGCCTGCCGCATATCGGCACCTTTGGTGAGGTGGCGCGCACGACGATGGTGCGCCACGCCTTCAGCGTCCTGACGAAAGACAGCGTGCCGACCCGCCTCCTCTGCTTTTCCGACGACATGGACGGCCTCCGGAAAGTGCCGGAGAACGTGCCGAATCGGGAGATGATGGAGTCGCATCTCGGCAAGCCGCTGACGGAGGTGCCCGACCCGTTCTCCAACGAGTACGACAGCTTCGGACGGGCGAATAATGCGCGGCTGCGCGCCTTTCTCGACACATTCGGCTTCGAGTACGAATTCGCCTCGGCGACGGATTATTACAAGAGCGGCCGCTTCGACGAGACGCTTCTCAAGATGCTCGCCGTCTACGAGAAAGTGCGGGCGATCATTCTGCCGACGCTGGGCGAGGAGCGGCGCGCCACCTATTCGCCGTTTCTGCCGATCTGCCCGCGGACCGGCATCGTCCTGCAGGTGCCGACGATTGCGCGCAACCCTGAGGCCGGCACCATCACCTATCTCGATCCGGAGACGAAAGAGGAGGTGACGGTGGGCGTGACCGGCGGCCAGGTGAAGTGCCAGTGGAAGGCCGACTGGGCGCTCCGCTGGACGGCGCTCGGCGTCGACTACGAGATGGCCGGCAAGGATCTCATCGATTCCGTCCGCCTCTCCTCGCAGATCTGCCGCGCGCTCGGCGGCAATCCGCCCGAGGGCTTCAATTACGAGCTCTTCCTCGACGAGAACGGCGAAAAAATCTCAAAGTCGCGCGGCAACGGGCTCACCATCGACGAGTGGCTCGCCTATGCCTCGCCGGAGAGCCTCGCGCTCTACATGTTCCAGAAGCCGCGCTCAGCGAAGCGGCTTTATTTCGACGTCATCCCGCGGGCGGTCGATGAATATTTCTCGCATCTTGCCGCTTATGACACGCAGGCGCCGGAGCAGAAGATCGTCAATCCGGTCTGGCACATCCATTCCGGAAAGCCGCCGGAAGTCGAGATGCCGGTTTCGTTCGCCATGCTCCTCAACCTCGTCTCGGCATCGAATTCCGAAGATGCCCGTGTTCTCTGGGGCTTCATCTCCCGCTATGCCCCGGGGGCTAGCGCGGAAAGCCATCCAGCACTTAACGAGCTCGTCGGCTACGCGATCCGCTACTACAACGATTTCGTCAAACCGACGAAAAGCTTCCGCGCACCGAGCGACACCGAGAAAGCCGCTCTGGCCGATCTCGACCAGCGTCTTACGGCGCTGCCGGACAACGCCAGTGGCGAGGAGATCCAAAACGAGGTCTATGCCGTCGGTAAGGCGCACGATTTCGGCAATCTCCGCGACTGGTTTCAGGCGCTCTACCAGGTGCTTCTCGGCCAGGACCAGGGGCCACGCTTCGGCTCCTTCGTGGCGCTTTACGGCATCGGTGAGACACGGGCGCTGATTGCAAAGGCTCTCGAAGGCAAACTCGCCGCGTGA